A stretch of the Salvelinus fontinalis isolate EN_2023a chromosome 22, ASM2944872v1, whole genome shotgun sequence genome encodes the following:
- the LOC129820207 gene encoding protein NDRG1-like, translated as MDDIQVASKAPLLVDRELPGLREAVAQLVIKEHDVETPHGRIHCTMKGVPKGDRPVILTFHDIGLNHKTCFDSMFQHEDMQEIMQHFAVCHVDAPGQHEGANTFSTGYEYPSMDLLSESLPMVLKHFGLKSVIGMAVGAGAYILARFALDYPTLVEGLVLININPCAEGWMDWAANKVTPLPDMLIGHLFGKEEISNNHDLIATYRHHIMNDMNQYNLQHFVKAYNSRRDLEIERPIPGGKVTVRTLTCPSLLVVGDSSPAVDAVVECNTKLDPTKTTLLKMADCGGLPMVDQPAKLTEAFKYFIQGMGYMPAASMTRLVRSRTASGSSIHSMEGNRSRSHTNEGNRSRSHTNEKRGRSHTDSMEGTANRSAALKSTEVSC; from the exons ATGGATGATATCCAGGTTGCATCAAAAGCTCCCCTGCTCGTTGACAGGGAATTGCCA GGGTTGAGAGAGGCTGTAGCACAACTTGTGATTAAG GAGCACGATGTAGAGACTCCCCATGGAAGAATCCACTGCACCATGAAGGGGGTGCCCAAAGGAGACCGCCCCGTCATCCTCACCTTCCATGACATTGGACTGAACC ACAAGACGTGCTTTGACTCCATGTTCCAACATGAGGACATGCAGGAGATCATGCAGCACTTTGCTGTGTGCCATGTCGATGCCCCTGGACAGCACGAGGGGGCCAACACCTTCTCTACCGG GTACGAGTACCCCTCCATGGATCTGCTGTCTGAGTCTCTCCCCATGGTCCTCAAGCATTTTGG TCTGAAGAGCGTCATTGGAATGGCCGTCGGAGCTGGAGCCTACATCCTTGCAAGATTCGCT ttGGACTACCCCACGTTGGTGGAAGGCCTGGTTCTGATTAATATCAACCCCTGTGCTGAGGGGTGGATGGACTGGGCTGCAAACAAG GTCACTCCTTTGCCTGACATGCTCATCGGCCATCTCTTTGGAAAG GAGGAAATCTCCAACAACCATGACCTTATCGCCACCTACCGCCATCACATCATGAATGACATGAACCAGTACAACCTTCAACACTTTGTTAAAGCTTACAACAG CCGGCGGGATCTGGAGATTGAGAGGCCCATTCCTGGTGGAAAAGTCACCGTCAGAACCCTGAC GTGTCCTTCTCTGTTGGTGGTAGGAGACAGCTCTCCGGCCGTTGACGCTGTG GTGGAGTGCAATACTAAGCTGGACCCGACAAAGACCACACTGCTGAAG ATGGCTGATTGTGGAGGCCTGCCCATGGTTGACCAG CCTGCAAAGCTGACAGAGGCCTTCAAGTACTTCATTCAGGGAATGGGCTACA tgCCTGCTGCCAGCATGACCAGACTGGTCCGCTCTCGCACGGCGTCCGGATCCAGCATCCACTCCATGGAAGGCAACAGGAGCCGGTCTCACACCAATGAGGGAAACCGAAGCCGGTCACACACCAACGAGAAGCGTGGCCGCTCCCACACAGACAGTATGGAAGGCACAGCAAACCGCAGCGCCGCTCTCAAGTCCACCGAAGTGTCCTGCTAG
- the LOC129820208 gene encoding CCN family member 4-like isoform X2, producing MLPLTEPTDLEPYNRTQYCHWPCECPPVLPPCPAGVSLLMDGCDCCKACARQVGEECNEADTCDYHKGLYCDYSADKPRYEKGVCAYMVGTGCEHDGVIYRNGQSFKPSCKYQCLCVNGAIGCVTLCTDSQPPRVWCQNPRRVKIPGRCCEQWICDEPKKGRKTPPRHAVEGLPAEAQGRSRNCVIQTTSWSICSKTCGRGLSLRVSNANERCEMVKESRLCNIRPCGVDITKHIKPGKNCLNIYREEQPKNFTISGCVSKQPYWPKYCGVCVATDHRCCIPYKSKTIDVEFMCPNGALFTWQVMWINACFCNLSCRNPNDIFAELENYYGYPEIVN from the exons ATGCTGCCCCTAACAGAACCCACAGACCTGGAGCCATACAACCGGACCCAGTACTGCCACTGGCCCTGTGAGTGCCCCCCGGTCCTCCCCCCCTGCCCCGCAGGAGTGAGCCTGCTCATGGACGGCTGTGACTGCTGCAAGGCCTGCGCCAGGCAGGTGGGGGAGGAGTGCAACGAGGCAGACACCTGTGACTACCATAAGGGATTGTACTGCGACTACAGCGCGGACAAGCCGAGGTACGAAAAAGGAGTGTGTGCAT ATATGGTTGGCACGGGCTGCGAGCATGACGGTGTGATCTACCGGAACGGGCAGAGCTTCAAGCCCAGCTGTAAAtaccagtgtctgtgtgtgaacgGGGCTATCGGGTGCGTGACCCTGTGTACGGACTCCCAGCCTCCCCGGGTGTGGTGCCAGAACCCGAGGAGGGTCAAGATCCCCGGACGCTGCTGTGAACAGTGGATCTGTGACGAGCCCAAGAAGGGGAGGAAGACTCCTCCAAGACATGCAGTGGAGG GTCTTCCTGCTGAGGCTCAGGGCCGGAGCAGGAACTGTGTGATCCAGACCACCTCCTGGAGTATCTGTTCTAAGACGTGTGGTCGAGGTCTGTCACTGCGCGTCTCCAACGCCAACGAGAGGTGTGAGATGGTGAAAGAGTCCCGCCTCTGCAACATACGGCCCTGTGGGGTGGACATCACCAAGCACATCAAG CCAGGGAAGAACTGTCTGAACATCTACAGAGAAGAACAGCCAAAAAACTTCACAATCTCGGGCTGTGTGAGTAAGCAGCCTTACTGGCCTAAATACTGTGGGGTGTGCGTGGCCACGGACCATCGCTGCTGCATTCCCTACAAGTCCAAGACCATCGACGTGGAGTTTATGTGTCCCAACGGGGCCCTGTTCACCTGGCAGGTCATGTGGATCAACGCCTGCTTCTGTAACCTCAGCTGCAGGAACCCCAACGACATCTTCGCCGAGCTGGAGAATTACTATGGCTACCCTGAGATCGTGAACTGA
- the LOC129820208 gene encoding CCN family member 4-like isoform X1, producing the protein MSWLLVWILIAAGIQKAYSQTQNSTAMLPLTEPTDLEPYNRTQYCHWPCECPPVLPPCPAGVSLLMDGCDCCKACARQVGEECNEADTCDYHKGLYCDYSADKPRYEKGVCAYMVGTGCEHDGVIYRNGQSFKPSCKYQCLCVNGAIGCVTLCTDSQPPRVWCQNPRRVKIPGRCCEQWICDEPKKGRKTPPRHAVEGLPAEAQGRSRNCVIQTTSWSICSKTCGRGLSLRVSNANERCEMVKESRLCNIRPCGVDITKHIKPGKNCLNIYREEQPKNFTISGCVSKQPYWPKYCGVCVATDHRCCIPYKSKTIDVEFMCPNGALFTWQVMWINACFCNLSCRNPNDIFAELENYYGYPEIVN; encoded by the exons ATGAGCTGGCTCCTGGTGTGGATTCTTATAGCAGCTGGGATTCAAAAG GCCTACTCCCAGACCCAGAATTCCACTGCAATGCTGCCCCTAACAGAACCCACAGACCTGGAGCCATACAACCGGACCCAGTACTGCCACTGGCCCTGTGAGTGCCCCCCGGTCCTCCCCCCCTGCCCCGCAGGAGTGAGCCTGCTCATGGACGGCTGTGACTGCTGCAAGGCCTGCGCCAGGCAGGTGGGGGAGGAGTGCAACGAGGCAGACACCTGTGACTACCATAAGGGATTGTACTGCGACTACAGCGCGGACAAGCCGAGGTACGAAAAAGGAGTGTGTGCAT ATATGGTTGGCACGGGCTGCGAGCATGACGGTGTGATCTACCGGAACGGGCAGAGCTTCAAGCCCAGCTGTAAAtaccagtgtctgtgtgtgaacgGGGCTATCGGGTGCGTGACCCTGTGTACGGACTCCCAGCCTCCCCGGGTGTGGTGCCAGAACCCGAGGAGGGTCAAGATCCCCGGACGCTGCTGTGAACAGTGGATCTGTGACGAGCCCAAGAAGGGGAGGAAGACTCCTCCAAGACATGCAGTGGAGG GTCTTCCTGCTGAGGCTCAGGGCCGGAGCAGGAACTGTGTGATCCAGACCACCTCCTGGAGTATCTGTTCTAAGACGTGTGGTCGAGGTCTGTCACTGCGCGTCTCCAACGCCAACGAGAGGTGTGAGATGGTGAAAGAGTCCCGCCTCTGCAACATACGGCCCTGTGGGGTGGACATCACCAAGCACATCAAG CCAGGGAAGAACTGTCTGAACATCTACAGAGAAGAACAGCCAAAAAACTTCACAATCTCGGGCTGTGTGAGTAAGCAGCCTTACTGGCCTAAATACTGTGGGGTGTGCGTGGCCACGGACCATCGCTGCTGCATTCCCTACAAGTCCAAGACCATCGACGTGGAGTTTATGTGTCCCAACGGGGCCCTGTTCACCTGGCAGGTCATGTGGATCAACGCCTGCTTCTGTAACCTCAGCTGCAGGAACCCCAACGACATCTTCGCCGAGCTGGAGAATTACTATGGCTACCCTGAGATCGTGAACTGA